The DNA sequence TCCTGGGTTCCTCCCAATCGAAGGTTCCTGCATCAGGATATTTACCTGCCTTCCATGCGCAGCCAGGATCCCAGGGAGGTGGTGGTGGCTGTGGATACGTCCGGCAGCATATCCGGTCCGGAACTGTCCCGGTTCAGTGCTGAACTGTCAGCAATCCTGGATGCCTGCGCATCAGGGGTGCGGGTCATATACTGCGATTCCAGGGTGACCAGTTCAGTACTGATCCATAGAGAGGATCTTCCTTTGAAGCTTGAGGCCGGAGGTGGAGGGGGTACAGATTTCAGACCTGTCTTTGACTGGATGGAAAAGCGTGGGGTCAGGCCCATGTGTCTGATTTACCTGACCGACCTGGCCTGCAACCGGTTTCCTGCCCGGCCCGCCTTCCCGGTGCTCTGGGCCTGTACTGGAGGCCTGGACAGCAAACCACCGTTTGGCCGTGTGGTTTCAGTGAATTAAGCCAGTTGCCGCCCGACATGGTCTGAATTTTTATTGATCCTCATACTGATCACTACTGAATATAATTAACTGAGACTGCCTCGCTTTGCTGGCAAAAACAGAGCAAAAACGCTTACTTTAGGTAACCATTCTTTTGACCTGAGGAGGAAGTATGATCCTTGAATGGAAGATAACCAAAAAAGCCGGACATCTGCGTCCCAAGCTGCATTACCTGGTCCGGCTGGAGGATTTTGAAAGGGATCTGGCCGTACCCATGGTCAGGATAACCAGCACAATACCCAAGCCCCCTGAACACTGGCAGGGTCATGTCTGGCCAGGAACTAATGAACTGGGGTCAGGATATGTGCCGGAATACTATGATATTTTTACCCCCTCCCATAAGACCCGGGAGCTTCAGGAAGTCCTGATCCTGCCCATGCAAACGGACAGACAATACCCTGAGGTGGAGGAATCTTTCCTGAATCTTCGCCGGGCCTATGAAGAGGTCCTGGTGGCTGCCTATGAAAACAGCTCTTATGAACAGTCCGGCCGCCTGGACATGTCCCTGGAGACCAAGAAGATTATTGCCCCCCGCACAGCAGCAGCCAGGTTTTTGGAAGCCCTGTCCGTCACCAAAAAGAGCGCGGCCTGAACTCCCTGATCAAGCCTTGAATCATCACCATAAAGAAAGCTTCTTCAATAATATGTCCATTAAATCAGCTCAGACCCGGTTCAGTGATTTTTATTGTGAACACCATTCCTGGCTGGTGAACTGGCTACGCCGACGTCTGGGCAGCATCCACGATGCCAATGACCTGGCTCAGGACACCTTTGTCCGTTTGCTGGGAAAACCCCTGAACAGTGAAAAGAGAGTGGAAGTTTATTTTCCAGGTCAGTGTCCCGAAAAAGATTGCCAAGACGGGATAAAGGAGTTAGCTATCCCATCTTTGTCAGTTTTTTGGCCCTGTATGAGCAGGGCTGCTGGCTGAAACAAGCACAATACTGCTGCAGCTAAGGAGGTGTTAAA is a window from the Desulfonatronovibrio hydrogenovorans DSM 9292 genome containing:
- a CDS encoding sigma factor, translated to MSIKSAQTRFSDFYCEHHSWLVNWLRRRLGSIHDANDLAQDTFVRLLGKPLNSEKRVEVYFPGQCPEKDCQDGIKELAIPSLSVFWPCMSRAAG